In Lacibacter sp. H407, a genomic segment contains:
- a CDS encoding ABC transporter permease has translation MLKNYFKIAFRNLWRNKLYSFINISGLAMGIAAFLLILQYVSFEKSVNGFHKDLPSIYRLLNEDQKGQTWPQVEPGWAQRAKENFPEIKDYCRFEEGAGQGIVRRDVEKAEPFRETEIGYAEGNFFEFFSFKVIEGQAAAFKKSNVVFLSQAAVKKYFAKDDPIGQSLTLYNQFGKATYVVEGIYEIPENSDIRFDMVFSLATLKNPANLNGNDWAELDNLNSQYINTYFRLSDGADHKRLEQKLTTLRTQLKKDKDGLQFRLQPFANVHLPASFSDYYQTSGNLKYVYILGIIALLILAIAWFNYINLSTANSLKRAGEVGVRKVVGASRQSLVMQFLGESLLVNLIGFGLGLLIVQLIQPFFNDIVGKELSLSSLLYTKTWMIGLLLLITGSLLSGAYTAFSLSGFNPIETLKGKLIKTTKGVMLRKSLVVFQFTISIGLLLVTAFIYQQLNYMQNENLDVNTEQLLVIRGPQVGRDSTYKDRRNAFVNMIAQQSFVKDYALSGSVPGNGFNFATSGFTQPGSRKGDEFKSFSFTLIDDRYLNTYQIGLAGGRSFTQAETMVEWNDNDKVLMNEKAIEELGFKSVENALNTKVLWDERKLQIVGVVKNYHHTGLQRAIEPIIFYPQSNSAYFTVRLSSDNIQQNVARLEKLFKSYFINNPFEYFFADDNFNKQYITEQQYSRLFTTASVWAIIIACLGLFGLATYTVESRTKEIGVRKVLGASVLTITQLLSKDFLRLVLLAFVIATPVAWFTMHKWLEDFAYRINLSWWVFALAGIAAIGIAVITISFQAIKAAVANPVKSLRTE, from the coding sequence ATGCTCAAAAATTATTTTAAAATTGCTTTCAGAAATTTATGGCGCAACAAGCTGTATAGTTTCATCAATATTTCCGGTTTGGCAATGGGTATTGCAGCATTCCTGTTGATATTGCAGTATGTAAGTTTTGAGAAGAGCGTAAATGGTTTTCATAAAGATCTGCCATCGATCTATCGGTTGTTGAATGAAGATCAAAAAGGGCAAACATGGCCACAGGTAGAACCGGGTTGGGCACAACGGGCAAAAGAAAATTTTCCCGAAATAAAAGACTATTGCAGATTTGAAGAAGGTGCGGGGCAAGGAATTGTTCGACGTGATGTGGAAAAGGCAGAGCCATTCCGAGAAACCGAGATTGGTTATGCAGAAGGTAATTTCTTTGAGTTCTTCAGTTTTAAAGTAATCGAAGGCCAGGCCGCAGCATTTAAAAAATCAAATGTTGTGTTTCTTTCGCAAGCAGCTGTAAAAAAATATTTTGCGAAAGATGATCCAATAGGTCAATCGTTGACTTTGTACAATCAGTTTGGTAAGGCAACCTATGTTGTGGAAGGCATTTATGAAATTCCAGAGAATTCAGACATCCGGTTTGATATGGTTTTTTCGTTGGCAACTTTGAAAAACCCTGCTAACCTCAACGGAAATGATTGGGCTGAGCTGGATAATCTTAATTCACAATACATCAATACCTATTTCCGGTTAAGTGATGGGGCTGATCATAAACGACTGGAGCAAAAATTAACCACACTTAGGACTCAGCTTAAAAAGGATAAAGATGGATTGCAGTTTCGGTTGCAGCCATTTGCCAATGTGCATTTGCCCGCATCGTTCAGCGATTATTATCAAACAAGCGGCAACTTGAAATATGTGTACATCCTCGGCATCATTGCATTGTTGATTCTTGCAATTGCATGGTTTAATTATATCAATCTCTCAACCGCCAATTCATTGAAACGTGCAGGTGAAGTTGGAGTACGAAAAGTAGTAGGTGCATCCCGTCAATCGCTGGTGATGCAGTTTCTGGGCGAATCGCTATTGGTAAACCTGATTGGATTTGGATTGGGTTTATTGATCGTGCAACTTATTCAACCATTTTTTAATGATATTGTTGGAAAAGAACTTTCGTTGTCGTCGTTGTTATATACAAAAACTTGGATGATCGGATTGCTGCTGCTGATAACAGGCTCATTGCTTTCCGGTGCTTATACTGCTTTCAGCCTGTCCGGTTTCAATCCTATTGAAACATTGAAAGGGAAACTGATCAAAACAACAAAAGGAGTCATGTTACGAAAGTCGCTGGTAGTTTTTCAGTTTACTATTTCAATTGGCTTATTGCTCGTTACTGCATTTATTTACCAGCAGTTGAATTATATGCAGAATGAGAACCTTGATGTTAATACAGAGCAGTTGTTGGTTATCCGTGGCCCGCAGGTGGGCCGTGACAGTACGTATAAGGACAGACGAAATGCTTTTGTTAATATGATTGCTCAACAGAGTTTTGTAAAAGACTATGCGTTGAGTGGAAGTGTGCCGGGTAATGGATTCAATTTTGCAACATCCGGTTTCACTCAGCCGGGCTCACGAAAAGGAGATGAGTTTAAATCGTTTTCATTTACATTGATCGATGATCGTTATCTCAATACCTATCAAATTGGATTGGCCGGCGGGCGCTCGTTTACACAGGCAGAAACTATGGTTGAATGGAATGATAACGATAAAGTGTTGATGAATGAGAAAGCGATCGAAGAGCTTGGCTTTAAATCGGTGGAAAATGCATTGAATACAAAAGTACTGTGGGATGAACGTAAGCTGCAGATAGTTGGTGTGGTTAAGAATTATCATCACACCGGTTTGCAAAGGGCAATTGAACCGATCATTTTCTATCCGCAGAGTAACAGTGCTTATTTTACTGTGCGATTAAGTTCAGATAACATACAGCAAAATGTAGCCAGGCTGGAAAAGCTGTTTAAGTCTTACTTCATCAACAATCCATTTGAGTACTTCTTTGCCGATGATAACTTTAATAAACAGTATATCACTGAGCAACAGTACAGCCGCTTGTTTACCACAGCATCGGTGTGGGCCATCATTATTGCGTGTCTTGGATTATTTGGATTAGCTACTTACACGGTTGAATCAAGAACAAAAGAGATTGGAGTACGCAAAGTTTTAGGAGCAAGCGTACTCACCATTACACAATTATTGTCCAAAGATTTTTTGCGGTTGGTACTTCTTGCATTTGTAATTGCCACACCTGTTGCATGGTTTACAATGCACAAGTGGTTAGAGGATTTTGCTTATCGCATTAATTTATCATGGTGGGTATTTGCATTAGCCGGTATTGCTGCAATTGGTATAGCCGTCATTACCATCAGCTTCCAGGCTATCAAAGCGGCCGTTGCTAATCCGGTAAAAAGTTTACGAACTGAATAA
- a CDS encoding ABC transporter permease: protein MVTYLKIAYRNLFKNRLYSLINLVGLTIGIISCLLISIYVKDELTYDRFNQKADRIVLLQQFENNWASGGKLATDMKANFSQVEKAVRLKNVNPLIKFADNAYYEPDFYFSDSTVFDVFTFPLLKGNAATALKEKYGVVISETIAQKYFPGIDPIGKELRYDNKYSLHVTGVMKDLPNNAHLKIDFLAGYSIANELVGWDVTNNYWGGGVWTYLLLTPGSNTKAIESQFPGYVKKLNDPNASFVWKMKLIPLADIYLKTSLIASSPITYVYVFSVIGLFILALACFNFINLATARAGLRSREVGVRKVLGSSLTQLRLQFILEAAMFVFLALLVALTVLQFCMPAFNSLLDKKYSLLSILNTENVLYLCAGFILVSLIAGAYPAFILSSYKPVTVLKGELVTGKGKYWLRKSLVVIQFSVSMIMIAATLITYQQLNYVKNKNLGYQRSQILTLDLRDAPANTKEIFKQEVKKIASVEMATRAYGLPGSGLAQGQKLVSDYVPADAKDASIMRLTIDEDYLSTFNIKLTEGRMLNSALPADKQSFLINESAKKYFKWKNINGKATGYYTFQYKTDGSYKEIPVTGEVVGVIADYNHADLKTEVAPMIFSLNDGWEGQMAIKLKAGNISLGIEKIKALWQKFFPDKPFEYNFLDTVFDQTYKSENKTARLFSLFAGLAILISCMGLLGLVAHVSNVRKKEIGVRKVLGASVSGIIQLLGKEFIVLIIIAWVIAFPLAWWAMSKWLQNFAYRITMDGWVFMAAGLAAFAIALLSISFQAIKAAVANPVKSLRTE from the coding sequence ATGGTTACCTATTTAAAAATTGCGTATCGTAATCTTTTTAAAAACAGGCTTTACAGTTTGATCAACCTGGTTGGGTTAACCATTGGTATTATTTCGTGTTTGCTGATCAGTATTTACGTGAAGGATGAACTTACCTATGACAGGTTTAATCAAAAAGCGGATCGTATTGTACTGTTACAGCAATTTGAAAATAATTGGGCCAGTGGTGGAAAATTAGCTACTGATATGAAAGCTAATTTTTCACAGGTAGAAAAGGCTGTAAGGTTGAAGAATGTGAATCCGTTAATTAAGTTTGCTGATAACGCCTATTATGAACCCGATTTTTATTTTTCTGATAGTACGGTATTCGATGTATTCACCTTTCCGCTGTTAAAGGGAAATGCTGCTACAGCATTGAAAGAGAAATACGGTGTTGTGATTTCAGAAACCATCGCTCAAAAATATTTTCCCGGAATTGATCCAATAGGCAAAGAGTTAAGGTACGATAACAAATATTCACTGCATGTAACAGGTGTAATGAAAGACTTGCCCAACAATGCACATCTTAAAATTGATTTTCTTGCGGGTTATTCCATTGCCAACGAATTGGTGGGGTGGGATGTTACTAATAATTATTGGGGCGGTGGGGTATGGACTTATTTGTTATTGACCCCCGGCAGCAATACAAAAGCAATAGAATCTCAATTCCCCGGCTATGTTAAAAAGCTAAACGATCCGAATGCTTCTTTTGTGTGGAAAATGAAGTTGATACCGCTTGCAGACATTTATCTGAAAACTTCATTGATCGCTTCAAGCCCCATAACCTATGTGTATGTGTTTTCGGTAATTGGTTTATTTATCCTTGCGCTGGCTTGTTTTAATTTTATCAACCTTGCCACAGCCAGGGCTGGGTTGAGATCAAGAGAAGTAGGCGTGCGGAAAGTGTTGGGTTCATCTTTAACACAACTGCGGCTTCAATTTATTCTGGAAGCAGCTATGTTTGTCTTTTTGGCATTGCTTGTGGCGTTAACTGTTCTTCAGTTTTGTATGCCTGCTTTTAATTCTTTGCTTGATAAAAAGTATTCACTGTTATCAATACTCAACACGGAAAATGTTTTATACCTGTGTGCAGGATTTATTTTAGTGAGCCTTATTGCAGGTGCTTATCCGGCATTTATACTTTCTTCTTACAAGCCTGTAACCGTTTTAAAAGGCGAACTTGTAACCGGCAAAGGAAAATACTGGTTAAGGAAATCGTTGGTGGTCATTCAGTTTTCAGTATCAATGATCATGATTGCTGCTACACTTATTACATATCAGCAACTGAATTATGTAAAAAATAAAAATCTTGGTTATCAACGTTCGCAGATTCTTACGCTCGATTTAAGAGATGCACCGGCAAACACAAAAGAGATATTCAAACAGGAAGTTAAAAAAATCGCTTCTGTTGAAATGGCCACAAGAGCTTACGGATTGCCTGGCAGCGGTCTTGCACAAGGTCAGAAACTGGTAAGTGATTATGTACCTGCAGATGCAAAGGATGCAAGTATTATGCGGCTGACGATTGATGAAGATTATCTCAGCACCTTCAATATAAAACTTACGGAGGGGAGAATGCTGAATTCTGCGTTACCTGCCGATAAGCAATCCTTCCTGATCAATGAATCAGCAAAGAAATATTTCAAGTGGAAAAATATTAATGGAAAAGCTACCGGTTACTATACATTCCAATACAAAACGGACGGATCGTATAAAGAAATTCCCGTTACCGGTGAAGTGGTAGGTGTTATTGCCGATTATAATCATGCCGATCTAAAAACTGAAGTAGCTCCCATGATCTTTTCTTTAAATGATGGATGGGAAGGACAAATGGCGATAAAGCTAAAGGCAGGAAATATTTCATTGGGAATTGAAAAGATAAAAGCATTGTGGCAGAAATTTTTTCCTGATAAACCTTTTGAATATAATTTCCTTGATACTGTGTTTGATCAAACCTATAAATCTGAAAATAAAACAGCCCGTTTGTTTAGCCTTTTTGCAGGTCTTGCTATTTTAATTTCCTGCATGGGTTTATTGGGATTGGTGGCACATGTATCCAATGTTCGAAAAAAGGAAATTGGAGTGCGTAAGGTACTGGGTGCATCTGTTTCGGGTATTATTCAATTGTTAGGGAAGGAGTTTATTGTGTTGATCATTATAGCATGGGTTATTGCTTTTCCTTTGGCCTGGTGGGCAATGAGTAAGTGGCTGCAAAATTTTGCTTACCGTATTACAATGGATGGTTGGGTTTTTATGGCTGCAGGTTTAGCTGCGTTTGCTATTGCGTTACTAAGTATAAGTTTCCAGGCAATTAAAGCCGCCGTTGCTAACCCTGTAAAAAGTTTACGGACAGAATAA
- a CDS encoding ABC transporter permease, with product MFKNYLSLSFRRLFRNKFHTSINLIGLVIGFTIGLVVLLAVYGQFTFDKNHVNRDKIYQVYQVFHKAKGDEIGNTFGFPAAERFKAEVPAVDRSTRFLHGSNAVLYKEKEVDITTMLVDEDFLHMFTFPVVKGNAANPLSNLSNIIITEKTAEIIFGSEDPIGKTIKSPFGDELKEMVVSAVVKDIPKNSSFRFGALARTEVRPDYTVDKANWNNQHHPVFVQLKETGTVQQAEQQLRTINQKYLTEWSASLKREGAVPDKKGDVFTTHLLSLKDVHFSPRINNIGNSVNKAELVAMLAISLLIILIACFNFVNINLANAFTRSKEIGVRKCLGAAKDSLFLQLWSESFIVCSIAFVFSLVLTNIIIGIIQRQSPSNMPLDELLWNPGYLLMTFGLLLLVSFIAGGYPSWLMAKLKVVETLKGKISLKRKSIARSSLIVMQFVIACIMISSTLIIYSQFKFLQNADLGVNKEYVIVIPFHKPEKGISNIEKLRSRLSSNPAIVSLTGSSVNIGLGKDGITTKITNRFGYKDREINTNLAYIDYDYLKTFDIKAIEGKDIDLSYAADSLPHVLLTESVAKQFNEKQIAGQKIVVDSSSPAWNIVGVIPDFHMYSMRETKEPIALVMNKNERVRYCFIKTNAQNKVAMMEAVKKEMAILEPGRDFKGSFMDDNINNWYKQEKMMSIMLSIAACIAIVLSCMGLLAMVLLIIQQRVKEIGVRKVLGAGVSNISYLISKEFLVLVLIAVLIATPISWLAMNKWLQSFAYRIEINIWMFILVAVIALLFAFITICYNTVKAAVANPVKSLRTE from the coding sequence ATGTTCAAAAATTATTTGAGTTTATCATTTCGTCGCCTGTTCAGGAATAAGTTCCACACATCCATTAATCTGATTGGTTTGGTGATTGGGTTTACAATTGGTCTTGTTGTATTACTGGCGGTCTATGGTCAATTTACATTTGATAAAAATCATGTGAACCGTGATAAGATCTACCAGGTCTATCAGGTATTTCATAAAGCAAAGGGGGATGAAATAGGTAACACATTTGGTTTTCCTGCTGCAGAACGATTTAAGGCGGAGGTGCCTGCCGTTGATAGATCTACCCGTTTTTTGCATGGAAGTAATGCTGTCTTATATAAAGAAAAAGAAGTAGACATCACCACAATGCTTGTGGATGAAGATTTTTTGCACATGTTTACATTTCCTGTTGTAAAAGGGAATGCGGCGAATCCTCTTTCTAATCTTTCCAATATCATCATTACAGAAAAAACGGCCGAGATCATTTTTGGCAGTGAAGATCCGATTGGAAAAACGATCAAATCTCCTTTCGGTGATGAGTTAAAAGAAATGGTTGTGTCGGCAGTGGTAAAAGATATTCCAAAAAACTCATCGTTTCGATTTGGTGCGTTGGCTCGCACTGAAGTTCGGCCCGACTATACCGTAGACAAAGCAAACTGGAATAACCAGCATCATCCTGTATTTGTTCAGCTGAAGGAAACAGGCACCGTGCAGCAAGCTGAGCAGCAATTGCGGACAATCAATCAAAAATATTTGACAGAGTGGTCGGCAAGTTTAAAACGTGAAGGAGCGGTTCCTGATAAAAAGGGAGATGTATTCACCACACATTTGCTGTCGTTGAAAGATGTGCATTTTTCACCACGGATCAATAACATTGGAAACTCAGTGAACAAGGCTGAACTCGTTGCTATGCTGGCAATCAGTTTATTGATCATTTTGATAGCGTGTTTTAATTTTGTAAATATCAATCTGGCGAATGCATTTACAAGAAGTAAAGAAATTGGTGTACGTAAATGCCTGGGTGCCGCAAAAGATAGCTTGTTTTTACAGCTGTGGAGCGAAAGTTTTATTGTGTGCAGTATTGCATTTGTATTTTCATTGGTTCTCACAAATATTATTATCGGCATCATTCAACGTCAATCGCCATCGAATATGCCGTTGGATGAATTGCTATGGAATCCTGGCTATCTGTTAATGACGTTTGGTCTTTTATTACTGGTGTCCTTCATTGCCGGTGGATATCCTTCTTGGTTAATGGCGAAGTTGAAAGTGGTGGAAACACTCAAAGGAAAAATATCACTGAAGCGGAAAAGTATTGCACGCAGTTCGTTGATAGTAATGCAGTTTGTGATAGCCTGTATTATGATCAGCAGTACACTTATTATTTACAGTCAATTTAAGTTTTTGCAAAACGCCGATCTGGGTGTTAACAAGGAATATGTGATCGTAATTCCATTTCATAAACCGGAAAAAGGGATAAGTAATATTGAGAAACTACGTTCACGCCTGTCATCAAATCCGGCTATTGTTTCTTTAACAGGCAGCAGTGTGAATATTGGATTAGGTAAAGACGGCATCACCACAAAAATAACCAACCGTTTTGGGTATAAAGACAGAGAGATCAATACTAATCTGGCCTACATTGATTATGATTACCTGAAAACGTTTGACATTAAAGCAATTGAAGGAAAGGATATTGATCTTTCTTATGCGGCGGATAGTTTGCCGCATGTATTGCTTACTGAAAGTGTAGCGAAACAATTCAACGAAAAGCAAATTGCAGGACAAAAAATAGTTGTTGACAGTAGTTCCCCCGCCTGGAATATTGTGGGAGTGATTCCGGATTTCCATATGTACTCGATGCGTGAAACAAAAGAGCCGATTGCTCTCGTAATGAATAAGAATGAACGAGTACGTTACTGTTTCATTAAAACCAATGCGCAAAACAAAGTAGCGATGATGGAAGCGGTGAAAAAAGAAATGGCCATTCTGGAACCCGGGCGTGATTTCAAGGGGTCGTTCATGGACGATAATATCAACAACTGGTACAAGCAGGAAAAAATGATGTCGATCATGTTGAGTATTGCTGCGTGTATTGCAATTGTATTATCCTGTATGGGTTTGCTGGCAATGGTATTACTCATCATTCAACAGCGGGTTAAAGAAATCGGTGTGAGGAAGGTGTTGGGTGCTGGCGTGTCGAACATCTCTTATCTCATTTCAAAAGAGTTTTTAGTATTGGTGCTGATAGCAGTATTGATCGCTACACCTATTTCATGGCTGGCCATGAATAAGTGGTTGCAATCATTTGCTTACCGCATCGAAATAAATATCTGGATGTTTATACTCGTGGCAGTAATAGCGCTATTGTTTGCGTTCATCACTATTTGTTATAACACCGTGAAAGCTGCTGTGGCTAACCCTGTAAAAAGTTTGCGAACAGAATAA
- a CDS encoding ABC transporter permease: protein MLKFNFKIAWRNIYKNKVFSSINIIGLALSIACCLAISMYIWEQTHYDLFHSNEKNTYRITNKQNQAGKLYLTATTPGPLAPALQKDLPELENTVRFGNWSGLLKNGNKVYEEKNVQLTENSIFSVFNFPLLKGNIKTALLATDEIVITEKIAVKYFGKDWRNNPSLLGQIFTLNGDLNFKLAGVAANPPENSSIQFDVLLPIAFLFKIDKWSNKWGSNNYHTYVQLKPGTNVTAFENKLAKQLKVYKPDTDDILQLQPLSKQYLYSKFDFFTDWGKRGDIKYVNIFLGVGLLLLLIACVNFVNLSTARSLKRSMEVGVRKVTGASRKQLIFQFLSESVLIATIAGLIAVAILKLAQPFLLELTGRSIEMNLASGLLFSFFLLFIILIGLIAGIYPAFVLSSFKPIKVLKGKPEVTSGVGFRQVLVIAQFGISVTMMICTFFMYHQLKFVQSKDLGFNSEQIIRVRLGNELKGKVALLKRDLDNESTIAATAPATMSLANVDNSTNFEWEGMQQGQEFLITQANVDPDFILALGMELLKGENFKPQNENDTINNFIINETAVKLMGLTVGNVIGKRITFFGAKGTIIGVVKDFHFKPLSAGIEPFVFRYQPYAPYFNLFVKTVPGKTAEAINQIQKLYKKYEPEAPLEFAFLNESINQLYSNDKRTASVILLFACLTIFVGCLGLFGLTVFAAEQRIKEIGIRKVLGAGVLSVARLLSKDFLNLVLAAVVIAIPVAWYASSQWLQNFAYRIKLDWWVFAVAGSLIVMFAMLTISIQVVKAAVSNPVKSLRTE, encoded by the coding sequence ATGCTGAAATTTAACTTCAAGATCGCATGGCGCAATATTTATAAGAATAAAGTTTTCTCTTCCATCAACATTATTGGGTTGGCATTGAGTATAGCCTGCTGTCTCGCCATCAGTATGTATATCTGGGAACAAACACACTATGATCTATTTCACAGCAATGAAAAAAATACATATCGCATAACTAACAAACAAAACCAGGCAGGAAAATTATATCTAACAGCTACCACACCCGGACCATTGGCACCGGCACTGCAAAAGGATTTGCCTGAGTTAGAAAATACTGTTCGATTTGGAAACTGGAGCGGCTTGTTAAAAAATGGTAACAAAGTATATGAGGAGAAAAATGTACAGCTCACAGAGAATTCAATTTTTAGTGTATTCAATTTTCCGTTGCTGAAAGGAAATATCAAAACAGCTTTGCTTGCTACAGATGAAATTGTGATTACGGAAAAAATAGCCGTAAAATACTTCGGTAAAGACTGGCGAAACAATCCTTCGCTACTGGGACAGATATTTACATTAAATGGCGATCTGAATTTTAAGCTGGCAGGTGTTGCGGCAAATCCGCCTGAAAATTCAAGTATTCAGTTTGATGTTTTATTGCCAATTGCTTTTTTATTTAAGATAGATAAATGGTCGAACAAATGGGGGAGTAATAATTATCATACCTATGTTCAGTTAAAGCCGGGTACAAACGTAACAGCTTTTGAAAATAAGCTTGCAAAACAATTAAAGGTTTATAAACCTGATACCGATGATATTTTACAATTGCAGCCTTTAAGTAAACAATACCTCTATTCAAAATTTGATTTCTTCACTGATTGGGGAAAGCGTGGTGACATAAAGTATGTAAACATTTTTCTGGGTGTGGGATTATTGCTGTTGCTGATTGCCTGTGTAAACTTTGTAAACCTTTCTACGGCACGTTCATTAAAACGATCTATGGAAGTAGGTGTGCGTAAAGTTACAGGGGCATCCCGTAAGCAGTTAATTTTTCAATTCTTAAGTGAATCTGTTTTGATCGCCACCATTGCAGGACTTATTGCAGTGGCTATTTTAAAATTGGCTCAACCTTTTCTACTGGAGTTAACGGGAAGAAGTATAGAGATGAATCTCGCCAGCGGTTTACTCTTCAGCTTTTTTTTATTATTCATCATTCTTATTGGATTAATTGCAGGTATTTATCCTGCATTCGTTTTATCATCATTCAAACCAATTAAGGTATTGAAAGGAAAGCCCGAAGTAACATCAGGTGTTGGATTTCGTCAGGTTTTGGTGATTGCACAATTTGGTATTTCTGTTACGATGATGATTTGTACTTTCTTTATGTATCATCAGTTGAAGTTTGTACAGAGCAAAGACCTTGGCTTTAATTCAGAACAAATTATCCGTGTAAGGTTGGGTAATGAGTTAAAAGGAAAAGTTGCGTTGCTGAAACGTGATTTAGATAACGAAAGTACCATTGCTGCAACAGCGCCTGCAACTATGAGTTTGGCTAATGTTGACAACTCAACAAATTTTGAATGGGAAGGAATGCAACAGGGACAAGAGTTTTTAATTACACAAGCGAATGTAGACCCGGATTTCATCCTTGCATTAGGTATGGAGCTATTAAAAGGTGAAAATTTTAAACCTCAAAATGAAAACGATACCATAAACAATTTTATCATAAATGAAACGGCTGTTAAGCTTATGGGTTTAACAGTTGGCAATGTAATTGGCAAGCGTATCACATTTTTTGGTGCCAAGGGTACTATTATTGGTGTAGTAAAAGATTTTCATTTCAAGCCTTTGAGTGCAGGTATTGAACCATTTGTTTTCCGTTATCAACCTTATGCGCCCTATTTTAATTTGTTTGTAAAAACAGTTCCCGGCAAAACTGCAGAAGCTATTAATCAAATTCAAAAACTTTATAAAAAATATGAACCGGAAGCCCCGCTTGAGTTTGCATTCCTCAATGAATCAATAAATCAGTTATATAGCAATGATAAACGAACTGCATCTGTTATTTTACTCTTTGCCTGTTTAACAATTTTTGTTGGTTGTTTGGGTTTATTTGGCCTCACAGTATTTGCAGCAGAGCAACGCATAAAAGAAATTGGTATCCGTAAAGTTTTGGGTGCCGGCGTGCTTTCTGTAGCCCGACTCTTATCAAAAGATTTTTTAAATCTGGTATTAGCTGCAGTTGTAATTGCAATACCCGTTGCATGGTATGCAAGTAGCCAATGGTTACAAAATTTTGCTTACCGTATTAAATTGGATTGGTGGGTGTTTGCAGTTGCAGGTAGTTTGATCGTGATGTTTGCAATGTTAACCATAAGCATACAGGTAGTAAAAGCAGCAGTAAGTAATCCCGTTAAAAGTTTGCGAACAGAATAA